One window of the Chlorogloeopsis sp. ULAP01 genome contains the following:
- a CDS encoding DUF305 domain-containing protein, with product MKNRILIYSLTGLLTSSVLAGLLITNKTQAQSPNSEHNTHHPSAQATPSQRGMMTQVDRHFIEMMVPHHEETVKMADLALTRTKRPEIKKLAETIKKDRSREIQQMRTWYKAWYGTEVPANAMAGMGMMRMQQGMGQDNQGMMRMSGKQNMMGMEMHLEDLKNTSDFDREFIRQMIHHNQMGVMMSQMALNSATKPEIRNLAQSIIKTQTAEIAQMQQWYQAWYQPTPTQSQQ from the coding sequence GGACTATTAATTACAAATAAAACGCAAGCTCAGTCTCCAAATTCAGAACATAATACTCATCACCCATCTGCTCAAGCAACTCCTTCCCAACGAGGAATGATGACTCAAGTGGATCGGCATTTCATCGAAATGATGGTTCCCCACCATGAAGAAACTGTGAAAATGGCGGATCTGGCTTTAACCCGTACTAAACGGCCTGAAATCAAAAAACTGGCTGAAACAATTAAAAAAGACCGAAGCCGCGAAATTCAACAAATGCGAACTTGGTATAAGGCATGGTACGGCACAGAAGTACCTGCTAATGCAATGGCTGGCATGGGAATGATGAGAATGCAGCAGGGTATGGGTCAAGACAACCAGGGAATGATGAGGATGTCCGGGAAGCAGAACATGATGGGCATGGAAATGCATTTGGAAGACTTGAAGAATACCTCTGACTTCGACCGTGAATTTATTCGTCAAATGATTCACCATAACCAAATGGGAGTGATGATGTCGCAGATGGCACTTAACAGCGCTACCAAGCCAGAAATTCGCAACTTAGCTCAATCCATCATTAAGACTCAAACTGCTGAAATCGCACAGATGCAGCAATGGTATCAGGCTTGGTATCAGCCTACTCCTACACAAAGTCAACAATGA
- a CDS encoding DsrE family protein: MKVIVSVSSGTNDPTLATLGMLAAKVAVDEGHEVIVWLQGEGVTIANKNVYDKIQGLNMPPMKAVVEALLSANVPIWVCEACAKGRNITPENWISTASYKNMSDYVSTALSMDKSLNF, translated from the coding sequence ATGAAAGTGATTGTTTCTGTAAGTTCTGGTACAAATGACCCAACCCTTGCCACTCTAGGGATGTTGGCAGCAAAAGTTGCAGTCGATGAAGGTCATGAAGTAATAGTGTGGCTCCAGGGTGAAGGTGTAACTATAGCCAATAAAAATGTTTACGACAAAATTCAGGGGCTAAATATGCCACCGATGAAAGCTGTAGTAGAAGCGCTGTTATCTGCAAATGTGCCTATCTGGGTTTGTGAGGCTTGTGCTAAGGGTCGCAACATTACGCCAGAAAACTGGATATCAACCGCCAGTTACAAGAATATGAGCGATTATGTCAGCACGGCATTGAGTATGGATAAAAGCTTGAACTTCTGA
- a CDS encoding LysR substrate-binding domain-containing protein: MNIELRHLHYFIAVAEELNFGRAAERLHIAQPPLTRQIRHLEEELGVKLFHRTTRRIQLTEPGRVYLAEARRVLAQIQEGIVLARLASRGEIGRLVIGFEGSSAYDIVPLSVKVFKERFPKVNLIVYEMTTGDQVQALHNAHIEIGFVVPPLSNACNLMVENILREPLVVALPQTHHLSNQSELNMANLNDETFIICPRHHKCGLYDHVIAVCHQAGFSPRLTQETSEVQSILGFVAAGLGVALLPASVTHLQKSGVVYRRLQPPTAELELAIAWQREKSSPMLPAFIEIVKEFARQMANENGYQTGE, from the coding sequence GTGAACATCGAGCTTCGACACTTGCATTACTTTATAGCTGTGGCGGAAGAGCTGAACTTTGGGCGGGCAGCTGAACGACTCCACATTGCTCAACCTCCGCTGACTCGGCAAATTCGTCATCTAGAAGAGGAGTTGGGAGTAAAACTCTTTCACCGCACCACGCGCCGGATTCAGTTAACAGAGCCAGGCCGAGTTTATTTGGCGGAAGCCCGTCGAGTGCTAGCGCAGATTCAAGAAGGGATTGTTCTGGCACGGCTTGCCAGTCGGGGTGAGATAGGTCGGCTTGTTATCGGATTTGAGGGTTCCTCTGCCTATGACATCGTGCCGTTGTCGGTAAAGGTCTTCAAAGAACGGTTTCCTAAAGTAAACCTAATTGTATACGAGATGACCACAGGCGATCAGGTACAAGCTCTACATAATGCTCACATTGAAATTGGCTTCGTTGTACCGCCACTCTCTAATGCTTGCAATCTCATGGTTGAAAACATCTTGCGAGAGCCACTAGTCGTAGCTCTACCACAGACACATCATCTCTCTAACCAATCAGAGTTGAATATGGCAAACCTTAACGACGAAACCTTCATAATCTGTCCACGCCATCATAAGTGTGGCCTATATGACCATGTAATTGCAGTTTGTCATCAGGCTGGTTTTAGTCCAAGACTCACTCAAGAAACTTCGGAGGTGCAAAGTATATTGGGCTTTGTTGCAGCAGGGCTTGGCGTTGCCTTATTACCTGCTTCCGTCACGCATTTACAGAAATCAGGAGTAGTTTATCGGAGGTTACAACCCCCCACTGCGGAGCTTGAGTTGGCGATCGCCTGGCAAAGAGAGAAATCGTCCCCCATGTTGCCAGCCTTTATTGAAATCGTCAAAGAATTTGCTCGTCAAATGGCTAATGAAAACGGCTATCAAACAGGAGAGTAG
- a CDS encoding YHS domain-containing protein, whose amino-acid sequence MFEKLFKWRHNQVGQETQDKLAVDPICGMTVEKATALKSERNGQTYYFCSAVCQRTFESSQAE is encoded by the coding sequence ATGTTTGAAAAACTTTTTAAATGGCGACACAATCAAGTCGGTCAAGAAACGCAAGACAAACTTGCTGTAGATCCTATCTGCGGTATGACAGTGGAAAAAGCTACAGCACTAAAATCAGAACGAAACGGACAGACCTATTATTTTTGCAGTGCCGTTTGCCAGCGCACCTTTGAATCATCACAAGCCGAGTGA